In Streptomyces alboniger, the following are encoded in one genomic region:
- a CDS encoding 4'-phosphopantetheinyl transferase family protein, giving the protein MISQLLPKTVVCAEAYEDGESPETALYPEEAALVASSVPGRRAEFATVRACARRALAGLGLPPSPVLPGVRNVPQWPKGVVGSMTHCAGYRAAALAKADDVLAVGIDAEPDGPLPDGVLEAIALPREAAWALAPGTAGPVHRDRLLFSAKECVYKTWFPLIRREIDFDDAEITFSDAAGSSGTFSARILRPGRLPDGGPLTGFTGRWLARDGLLVTAIALEAKGPARS; this is encoded by the coding sequence ATGATCAGCCAGTTGCTGCCGAAGACGGTCGTCTGCGCGGAGGCCTACGAGGACGGGGAGAGCCCGGAGACAGCCCTGTATCCCGAGGAGGCGGCCCTCGTCGCGTCCTCGGTGCCCGGACGGCGCGCGGAGTTCGCGACCGTACGGGCCTGCGCGCGGCGGGCGCTCGCCGGTCTGGGGCTGCCGCCCTCGCCGGTGCTGCCGGGGGTGCGCAACGTGCCGCAGTGGCCGAAGGGCGTGGTGGGAAGCATGACCCACTGTGCGGGTTACCGCGCCGCGGCGCTGGCCAAGGCCGACGACGTCCTGGCGGTCGGCATCGACGCGGAGCCCGACGGGCCGCTCCCGGACGGTGTACTGGAGGCGATCGCACTGCCGCGTGAGGCCGCGTGGGCGCTCGCCCCGGGGACGGCCGGTCCCGTGCACCGGGACCGTTTGCTGTTCAGCGCCAAGGAGTGCGTCTACAAGACCTGGTTCCCGCTCATCCGGCGCGAGATCGACTTCGATGACGCGGAGATCACCTTCAGCGATGCCGCCGGATCGTCCGGGACGTTCTCGGCGCGGATCCTGCGCCCGGGGCGGCTGCCCGACGGGGGGCCGCTGACGGGTTTCACGGGCCGTTGGCTCGCTCGGGACGGGCTGCTCGTCACCGCGATCGCGCTGGAGGCCAAGGGGCCCGCCCGCTCATAG
- a CDS encoding DUF1453 family protein produces MTDAMLDALFLAGILITIVLTTQVGRHRFGLLKLLMPLGLVAYFAYDMLHNMKTTQPNLTSAGVGIAIGAVIGVGLLYTMTVENDTATGKTYTRAGWSYLAIWLIVLVSRLTFIWSLENIDSFRADFGKWTVEQQIDPDGVAAFFVLMAMAMVLVRTVGVAIRWIRRPKPVASAGRTKQTSAA; encoded by the coding sequence GTGACTGACGCCATGTTGGATGCTCTGTTCCTGGCCGGGATCCTGATCACCATCGTCCTTACCACCCAGGTGGGGCGGCATCGCTTCGGACTCCTCAAGCTGCTCATGCCGCTGGGACTCGTGGCCTATTTCGCCTACGACATGCTGCACAACATGAAGACGACGCAGCCCAATCTCACGTCGGCCGGTGTCGGAATCGCCATCGGCGCGGTCATCGGTGTCGGACTGCTCTACACCATGACCGTCGAGAACGACACGGCCACCGGAAAGACCTACACCCGGGCCGGCTGGAGTTACCTCGCCATCTGGCTGATCGTGCTCGTCAGTCGGCTCACGTTCATCTGGTCGCTGGAGAACATCGATTCCTTCCGCGCCGATTTCGGCAAGTGGACGGTCGAGCAGCAGATCGACCCCGACGGGGTGGCCGCCTTCTTCGTCCTGATGGCCATGGCCATGGTTCTGGTCCGCACGGTCGGTGTCGCCATCCGCTGGATCCGGCGGCCGAAGCCCGTGGCGTCCGCGGGACGGACCAAGCAGACCAGCGCCGCCTGA
- a CDS encoding metallophosphoesterase family protein — MSPTAPERQLLAVSDLHVGMADNWPITESLRPESDGDWLIVAGDVAELTQDIERALRMLADRFAKVIWAPGNHELWTPREDPVQLRGEARYRHLVELCASLGVVTPEDPYPVWDGPGGPLAVAPLFVLYDYTFRAPGARTEEESLARAYEAGVVCTDEFLLHPDPHPGRAAWCRARVAETERRLAAHDPGLPLVLVNHFPLVRQPTDVLWHPEFAQWCGTELTADWHTRFHTAAVVYGHLHIPRTTWYDGVRFEEVSIGYPREWRKRGHPRGLLRRIAPVTPETVAPQGTADRLKGRP; from the coding sequence ATGTCGCCGACTGCGCCTGAACGACAACTCCTCGCCGTGAGCGATCTTCACGTCGGGATGGCCGACAACTGGCCGATCACCGAATCCCTGCGCCCGGAGAGCGACGGAGACTGGCTGATCGTGGCCGGGGACGTCGCCGAACTGACGCAGGACATCGAGCGGGCACTGCGGATGCTGGCCGACCGTTTCGCCAAGGTGATCTGGGCGCCGGGCAACCACGAACTGTGGACGCCGCGCGAGGATCCGGTCCAACTGCGCGGCGAAGCCCGCTACCGGCACCTGGTGGAACTCTGCGCAAGCCTCGGCGTGGTGACCCCGGAGGACCCCTACCCGGTCTGGGACGGCCCGGGAGGTCCCCTCGCCGTCGCCCCGCTCTTCGTGCTCTACGACTACACCTTCCGGGCGCCCGGCGCCCGGACCGAGGAGGAGTCACTGGCCCGCGCCTACGAAGCGGGTGTGGTGTGCACGGACGAGTTCCTGCTCCACCCCGACCCCCATCCCGGCCGGGCCGCGTGGTGCCGGGCGCGCGTCGCGGAGACCGAACGCCGCCTGGCCGCGCACGACCCTGGCCTGCCCCTCGTACTCGTGAACCACTTCCCGCTGGTGCGGCAGCCCACGGACGTCCTGTGGCACCCGGAGTTCGCCCAGTGGTGCGGTACCGAGCTGACAGCCGACTGGCACACCCGCTTCCACACCGCCGCGGTCGTCTACGGGCACCTGCACATCCCACGCACCACCTGGTACGACGGGGTCCGCTTCGAGGAGGTCTCCATCGGCTACCCACGCGAGTGGCGCAAACGCGGCCACCCACGAGGCCTGCTGCGCCGGATCGCTCCGGTCACACCGGAGACCGTGGCCCCGCAGGGCACCGCCGACCGACTGAAGGGGCGTCCATGA
- a CDS encoding glycosyltransferase has protein sequence MTGTQGHANEVLPLARALAEAGHEVLATVPEHLVPVFEGSPVTVRPVMPGIPEIMHSIFSLRARFEESNPGEEIVVDNRLQMILWGGGPHITTTFERIIPIAREWNPDLVLRDGGELTGVLVAEALGIPHVSCPSGPTNVTDPEGLLPFLNERRVEVGLPPRTEPWSVYPFGRIDCVPHAFSFTRYPAPQAFAYQQPAALHGTRGLPAELAELPGDRPLVVASVGSALPTVMGMKEQGVEPPEGMLHPSETLRAIIDGLSALDCHAVVATAGFPIDGVTVGDNVTVMDWLPQQQLLECAQLFVTHGGYNSVREAIRQGVPMVSLPQFGDHLHNSERLAELGLGAHVTDVTAEGVALACKQVLGDDRIQAGIRSAHRQMLGLPGIGEVVTHLESLVATAGATATATATATA, from the coding sequence GTGACCGGAACTCAGGGGCATGCCAATGAGGTGCTGCCGCTGGCACGGGCGCTGGCCGAGGCGGGCCACGAGGTTCTCGCCACGGTGCCCGAGCATCTCGTCCCCGTATTCGAGGGTTCGCCGGTCACCGTACGGCCCGTGATGCCGGGCATTCCGGAGATCATGCACTCCATATTCTCCCTGCGGGCCCGCTTCGAGGAGAGCAACCCCGGCGAGGAGATCGTCGTCGACAACAGGTTGCAGATGATCCTCTGGGGCGGCGGCCCGCATATCACCACCACCTTCGAGCGGATCATTCCGATCGCCCGGGAATGGAATCCCGATCTGGTATTGCGGGACGGTGGCGAACTGACCGGCGTACTGGTCGCCGAAGCGCTCGGCATTCCGCACGTCTCCTGCCCCTCGGGGCCGACGAATGTCACCGATCCCGAAGGCCTGCTGCCTTTCCTGAACGAGCGGCGCGTCGAAGTCGGCCTGCCGCCCCGGACGGAGCCGTGGTCGGTCTACCCCTTCGGCCGCATCGACTGCGTCCCCCACGCGTTCTCCTTCACCCGCTACCCGGCACCGCAGGCGTTCGCCTACCAGCAGCCCGCGGCGCTGCACGGCACACGGGGCCTCCCCGCCGAGCTGGCCGAACTGCCGGGCGACCGCCCGCTGGTGGTGGCGTCGGTGGGCAGCGCACTGCCCACGGTGATGGGCATGAAGGAGCAGGGCGTCGAGCCGCCCGAGGGCATGCTCCACCCCTCCGAGACGCTGCGGGCCATCATCGATGGGCTCTCCGCACTCGACTGCCACGCGGTCGTGGCCACCGCGGGCTTCCCCATCGACGGCGTCACGGTGGGGGACAACGTGACCGTGATGGACTGGCTGCCGCAGCAGCAACTCCTGGAGTGCGCCCAGCTGTTCGTGACGCACGGTGGTTACAACAGTGTGCGTGAGGCCATCCGGCAGGGTGTGCCGATGGTGTCACTGCCCCAGTTCGGCGACCACCTGCACAACTCCGAGCGGCTGGCGGAGCTGGGCCTCGGCGCCCATGTCACCGACGTGACGGCCGAGGGCGTCGCCCTGGCCTGCAAGCAGGTGCTCGGCGACGACCGGATCCAGGCGGGCATACGCAGCGCCCACCGGCAGATGCTCGGCCTTCCCGGCATCGGCGAGGTGGTCACTCACCTCGAGTCGCTCGTCGCCACAGCCGGCGCCACGGCGACAGCTACGGCAACGGCCACCGCGTGA
- a CDS encoding helix-turn-helix transcriptional regulator has translation MLVYRGEEAARLREFLEADPRTGRPGPRLAVISGAAGMGKTELLHTIAEFAAANRVTVVSAVAAPTEQDLPYAVLEQLQQGVPAEPGPKPGQEQEHRTDPPGRPEAAAPSAPAAPASQVPLRVLSELTRGFGAPAAAGRVLITVDDIQFADAQSRQVLEYLLRNSGFSGLSVVVTEGPAPTGEAFCADAAPEAGRVLRMRLGPLGVEDVGRLLADQLPAAEATHLAPDFHRATGGNPMLLKALAADQLLPSAARRGGGTPQAGDLFRQAALRCAQRSGDYALAVARGLALLREPPTSPNVSLLLSVEDRTIRSAAAALEDAGILCGRRFRHEAMGEAVLDDLSTEEAARLHYCAAKLLHQSGADPVRVATQLLAQDLRGPVDEAWVWEVLQEAARQAPAGGEPDFAVRCLQMAERCCRDEPTRLSIRAQLAELNWGHQPATAAQQVRSLALPARDGRLPISYTLRLVPKLMWYGYVDEATAALRLASTTAAETHAPRLDDEVRATRLQVAGTYPDALTENDRAPYAEQRPEREAATASVSTAATESAATETTATAPMLTKPTPTKSTESHPAPTALSPTASAPTASASTASASTASAPTKPAPGAAARARVRVFGALNSVLGLRSESTAVADAEQILRSTMLTETTVEMLLAALGALILSDLLASSARWCDRLLGQARGKRALAMLMAIRAHIFLRQGNLTAAVERAEASLARLPAHGWGVGIGLPLSALVEARTRMGHHEAAAELLERPVPDAMFRTRYGLSYLHARAALQLQTGRHHAALADFMRCGELMMAWGMDSPALVPWRTGAAQTWLRLQDSERAAALVEDELSRTHPKHLRTRGAALRVLAATRPLPQRPALLEEAVRLLRDAGDSYTMALAMTDLGHAYKRLGAPAKGRGLVRQAGQMADICGAYEPFRAPQPVAARVAPARVAPAGPGALPEGPEPTSGAGIRAEEALTEAERRVARLAALGHTNREISSKLFITVSTVEQHLTRVYRKINIRRRQDLPTTLDFDVADCA, from the coding sequence ATGTTGGTGTATCGGGGCGAGGAAGCGGCGCGGCTCCGCGAGTTTCTCGAGGCGGACCCCAGGACGGGGAGACCCGGCCCCCGCCTCGCGGTCATCAGCGGCGCGGCCGGCATGGGCAAGACCGAACTCCTCCACACCATCGCGGAGTTCGCCGCGGCGAACCGGGTCACCGTGGTGAGCGCCGTGGCGGCGCCCACGGAACAGGACCTGCCGTACGCCGTACTGGAACAGCTCCAGCAGGGCGTGCCGGCCGAGCCGGGGCCGAAGCCAGGGCAGGAGCAGGAGCACCGGACGGACCCCCCGGGGCGCCCGGAAGCCGCGGCGCCCTCCGCGCCCGCCGCCCCCGCCTCCCAGGTCCCGCTGCGGGTCCTGAGCGAACTGACGCGCGGTTTCGGCGCACCGGCCGCTGCCGGGCGGGTGCTCATCACCGTCGACGACATCCAGTTCGCGGACGCCCAGTCCCGCCAGGTCCTGGAGTACCTCCTGCGGAACTCCGGGTTCTCCGGTCTGTCCGTGGTGGTGACGGAAGGGCCCGCGCCGACCGGGGAGGCCTTCTGCGCCGACGCGGCGCCGGAAGCCGGCCGCGTGCTGCGTATGCGGCTCGGACCGCTCGGCGTCGAGGACGTCGGCCGGCTGCTCGCCGACCAGCTCCCCGCCGCCGAGGCCACCCACCTCGCCCCGGACTTCCACCGGGCGACGGGCGGCAATCCCATGCTGCTCAAGGCGCTCGCCGCGGACCAGCTCCTGCCGTCGGCCGCCCGCCGGGGCGGCGGGACACCGCAGGCCGGCGACCTGTTCCGGCAGGCCGCGCTGCGCTGTGCGCAGCGCAGCGGTGACTACGCCCTGGCCGTCGCGCGCGGTCTCGCGCTGCTCCGGGAGCCCCCGACCTCGCCGAACGTGAGTCTGCTGCTCAGCGTCGAGGACCGGACGATCCGGTCGGCCGCGGCCGCCCTGGAGGACGCGGGCATCCTGTGCGGACGGCGGTTCCGGCACGAAGCGATGGGGGAGGCCGTACTGGACGACCTGTCGACCGAGGAGGCCGCGCGGCTGCACTACTGCGCGGCCAAGCTGCTGCACCAGAGCGGTGCGGACCCCGTGCGGGTCGCGACTCAGCTGCTGGCCCAGGATCTGCGGGGGCCGGTGGACGAGGCATGGGTGTGGGAGGTCCTCCAGGAGGCCGCCCGCCAGGCGCCGGCCGGGGGTGAGCCCGACTTCGCGGTGCGGTGCCTACAGATGGCCGAGCGCTGCTGCCGGGACGAGCCGACCCGGTTGTCCATCCGGGCCCAACTGGCCGAACTCAACTGGGGCCACCAGCCGGCGACCGCCGCCCAACAGGTGCGGTCACTGGCCCTGCCGGCCCGCGACGGCCGGCTGCCGATCAGCTACACCCTGCGGCTGGTACCCAAGCTGATGTGGTACGGGTACGTGGACGAGGCGACCGCCGCCCTCCGGCTGGCGAGCACGACCGCCGCCGAGACGCACGCGCCGCGCCTGGACGACGAGGTCAGGGCGACCCGGTTGCAGGTGGCCGGTACGTACCCGGACGCCCTCACGGAGAACGACCGGGCTCCCTACGCCGAGCAGCGGCCGGAACGGGAGGCGGCCACCGCGTCCGTGTCCACCGCGGCGACCGAATCCGCGGCGACCGAAACCACGGCCACCGCCCCCATGCTGACGAAGCCCACGCCGACGAAGTCCACGGAGTCCCACCCCGCCCCGACCGCACTCAGCCCGACCGCATCCGCCCCGACGGCATCCGCCTCGACCGCATCCGCCTCGACCGCATCCGCCCCGACGAAGCCCGCCCCGGGTGCCGCTGCCCGCGCCCGGGTCCGGGTGTTCGGCGCGCTCAACTCCGTACTGGGTCTGCGGTCGGAGTCGACGGCGGTGGCGGACGCCGAGCAGATCCTGCGGTCCACCATGCTGACCGAGACCACCGTCGAGATGCTGCTGGCCGCGCTGGGAGCCCTCATCCTCAGCGATCTGCTCGCCTCCTCGGCCCGCTGGTGCGACCGGCTGCTTGGACAGGCCCGCGGCAAGCGCGCCCTGGCCATGCTCATGGCCATCCGGGCGCACATCTTCCTGCGGCAAGGCAATCTCACCGCGGCCGTGGAGCGAGCCGAGGCATCGCTGGCGCGGCTGCCCGCGCACGGCTGGGGCGTCGGCATCGGACTGCCCCTGTCGGCCCTGGTGGAGGCCCGCACCCGCATGGGGCACCACGAGGCGGCGGCGGAACTGCTCGAACGGCCGGTACCCGACGCGATGTTCAGGACCCGCTACGGCCTCTCCTACCTCCACGCGCGCGCGGCGCTACAGCTACAGACCGGGCGTCACCACGCCGCTCTCGCCGACTTCATGCGGTGCGGCGAACTCATGATGGCCTGGGGCATGGACTCACCCGCCCTGGTGCCGTGGCGCACCGGTGCGGCGCAGACCTGGCTGAGGCTTCAGGATTCCGAACGGGCCGCGGCCCTGGTCGAGGACGAACTGTCCCGCACGCACCCCAAACACCTGCGCACCCGGGGCGCCGCCCTGCGGGTGCTGGCCGCCACCCGCCCCCTCCCGCAACGACCCGCCCTGCTGGAGGAAGCGGTGCGACTGCTCCGCGACGCCGGTGACTCGTACACCATGGCCCTGGCCATGACCGACCTCGGCCACGCCTACAAGCGGCTCGGCGCACCGGCCAAGGGACGTGGACTGGTCCGGCAGGCGGGGCAGATGGCCGACATCTGCGGCGCGTACGAACCCTTCCGGGCGCCCCAGCCCGTCGCGGCCCGCGTCGCCCCCGCCCGTGTCGCCCCGGCCGGTCCCGGAGCCCTGCCCGAAGGACCGGAACCGACCTCCGGGGCCGGGATCCGCGCGGAGGAGGCCCTGACGGAGGCCGAACGCCGGGTGGCCAGGCTGGCCGCGCTCGGCCACACCAACCGCGAGATCTCCAGCAAGCTCTTCATCACCGTCAGCACGGTGGAGCAACATCTCACCCGGGTCTACCGGAAGATCAACATCAGGCGCCGACAGGACCTGCCGACCACTTTGGACTTCGATGTCGCCGACTGCGCCTGA